CTGCCGAGTCATCACCGAGTTATCTCGtaatttgctctgtttttttctaatGCCGAAAGGTGCTGATCTGAGTACAAAGCCTTGGGGTTGGGGGCTTTTAgtctgaaaacaaaaaccttgGGGGATTTGGTTATCCGttcatttaaaataaacatattgtaaatttaacatttaaagttttaaactaaaattttaaagtggtgttaaaaaaaatgttaaaagtatttatgaattattttcataaataatttctgaattaaaatagaaattaattttaaagaaatatataagagataagtatattttatttataatgaaaagCCTAAAGTAGTATTTAAATACTATAATTCAGTGGTAATAATtgattaatttcaaattaaataatttaacataAGATAACATTAATATGATCCCAGAGACACACAAACTCACTTCATCTTAactcttttgagtcttttctttccatatcatcatatcatatgGGTTTAAATATTGGGGTCATGGTGAAAGGAGCAATGGCGTCTTTTGCTGAACCGGTTTTATCGACTTCTCTCTGTACATGCCCTTGCCGTAGAATTAGAAAACCCCTAATTCTTCCCCTTTCCTCGGAAAATTCGAGTCTACGTCTCGTCAACGATAATACCAAACCATTGTTTCGTTCAGGCCTTGGTCGAGTTTCAGTTAAACGGCGTTTACTCACAGCCGTTGCTCGAGCTGAATCGGACCAGCTTGGTGATGATGACAACTCAAAGGTAATAACTTTATGCTCTTTTCTCCTCGAATCTGTAACTTTAGATGAAGCAAGTTGACATTGGCCGAGATAGAGAGATAGAAAGACTCAATTTTTAAGCTTAATTGAGAAGTGACTTGATAGTGTTTAGGGATGTGAATCTCTTAGGGATTTGATCATTGTCAAGTGAGTGAGCCCTCAATGATTCCTCAATTGTTCATTCTTTTTTAGGGAATTGATAGAATCCATTACTTGCAAAATGTGGAAGATAAGCAGAAGAAAGCAAGCCAGCTTAAGAAAAGAGTGATCTTTGGTATTGGTATTGGATTACCTGTTGGATGTGTTGTGTTAGCTGGAGGATGGGTTTTCACAGTAGCTTTAGCAGCTTCTGTTTTTATCGGTTCCCGCGAATATTTCGAGCTCGTTAGTAGTAGAGGCATAGCTAAAGGAATGACACCTCCTCCACGATATGTATCTCGAGTTTGCTCAGTTATATGTGCCCTTATGCCATTACTTACTCTGTGAGTTTAGCTAAAACGCTCTCTACTTCGAAGCTTTATCTTGGTATCAATGTGATATGACTTATCTTATTTAACATGAAAATCTTTTTTAGGTACTTTGGTAACATTGATATATTGGTGACATCCGCAGCATTTGTTGTTGCAATAGCATTGTTAGTACAGAGAGGTTCCCCGCGTTTTGCTCAGCTGAGTAGTACAATGTTTGGTCTATTTTACTGTGGTTATCTCCCATGTTTCTGGGTTAAGCTTCGCTGTGGTTTAGCTGCTCCTGCGCTCAACACTGGCAAGCTCTCgccttttcttctcctttataTCTCAGATGTTCAGTTTATTGAGGCAAAGCTCTCTGCTCTCTCTCCTACTTCTTATGTCCTTTTAAcctgttttctttctttccattcAATAGGTATCGGAAGGACATGGCCAATTCTTCTTGGTGGTCAAGCTCATTGGACAGTTGGACTTGTGGCaacattgatttcttttagcGGTGTAATTGCGACAGACACATTTGCTTTTCTCGGTGGCAAGGTAACACCAATAATGATGCCTCTTTTTATAACTCTATAACCACTTTGAAGttgattttaaactataaaaagtGCAGGCTTTTGGTAGGACACCTCTTACTAGTATCAGTCCCAAGAAGACATGGGAAGGGACTTTTGTAGGACTTGTTGGTTGTATAGCCATTACCATTATACTCTCTAAATCTCTCAGTTGGCCTCAATCTCTGTTCAGGTACTCAGAGATTTCATTTTGGTCTATCAAAACTCGGTTTTTCTCgttatctctctgtttctgaaCTGGttcatttggtttttggtttccTCAGCTCAATAGCTTTTGGGTTTCTCAACTTCTTTGGGTCGGTCTTTGGTGATCTTACTGAATCAATGATCAAGCGTGATGCGGGCGTTAAAGACTCTGGTTCACTCATCCCAGGACATGGTAAAGTCACCCCCAGTTCATACATAAATCAACGCCATTCTTCTCACTCCCGCTACTGCTAATTTCCTTCACTCCATCCTTGCAGGTGGAATATTAGATAGAGTTGATAGCTACATTTTCACCGGCGCACTAGCTTATTCATTCATCAAAACATCCTTAAGACTTTACGGAGTTTGATTGGTCTACCGGATGTTCCATAGCTTCAGGAAACCTACAAGCATTTCCACGGCAGTGTTCAGTGTTGTTGCCTTCGAGAGATCCGTAGGAGGTGAAAGCAGAGCCTGGGTCTTTTTATGTCTGATTGCAACCGGTAGGTTGCTTCTTGGTATGATGTAACAATCGGTTTGCGTTGGTTTATGTTAGATAGTTGACCCAAAAGGGGCAGTCTTTAGGAGTGCATATTTTGGTAGTCAGTGATATTCATGTtttaagttgttagataaaCTGTAAGCTTATTAAGAACTCtttatatttatgaataaaTGTATAGAGTTTTGACTTTATTAAACTACCATAAACATGATTAATGCTGAATtgcaattattttgatggtaATTGACTGATAGGTCTACCTACCATGACCCTTGACGCTGCTCAATCCAAACTTGcccaatatatgttttttttttttgttttggatatctATAATTTTGAGTTCTATTTCTACAatataaagattttgatttatactttttgttattgttggtttttatgttttgtttatttttttgtcttctttcgtAGAAAATGGATAAAACCTAAAAAGAGGTTcatgagaaaaaagaaacttaaaaaagatGACTAAAAATGATGTGGGGTTGATAGAGAATGCGTTGTTCCCAAGCAGACTTTTTATAAATCGAGTTGAGAATAAAaaggtaaattaatttatttttaaagaagaaccaaaaaaaaaaaaggaagaaatgaTTGGGAAGACGAAGACATTGGTGGAGGGAGCATCAGCCTAAGATTTTGTATCTATCAAAGTTTATTCCTTTCTTATGAATTgtcacaaagaaaaaatatttgtaataaaatttctactataaaagaaaaagaaaagaaatactTAGATGTAATATGTAAGCACGTAGGTGGGTGTGCATGAACCGGTGTTTCTCTTAATTAATgactaaaagtaaaaaattatgaagCTTTCTTTGGCAGTCATGGAGACAAAAGTGTCTGTTGTCGGTTTGGCTCCATGTTTTAATTCACGTTATTATATTTCTTAGTTTCAAATTCTCATAGTATGTATCTTATTGATGACGTATatgtctttttgttttagttttttaaagttGTAAGTTAAAGCTGATTGCTTTTTTTATATTGTCAAAAAGCTGATAATTTCGAAATTAggcaaccaaaacaaaaacatttcataCAAAGTAACATGCAAACCTCGATCCGCTACTAGAGGAGGTGGCACAACcaatctttttatattaaatttgttttcttcgtttctgtttacttttttttttctaattttaaaataattctaaacATGACTTTGGAAAGGTCTttcaatatttcatttttttgttcgtAAAAATTATTCTTGCAATAAAAGCCGAAAGTAGTATAAAATTCAGAACAAAATTTAACATTgtcttttcttataaaattaacCGCACccgaaaaacaaaactttattgaGTGTTTTAATAGTTAGGTAAAGATGCTAGTGGATTAGATATAGATCTTAGTAAAATAAGGAAGACAATAATTGATATAAGCAGACATTAATCTGTGTAGTTTTTAATCCAGCCAATCTATAAAAATTACACGTTTTTTAGCTACTACGGGTTATGATCATGATTAAATAATATACTTTGACGtcataataaaactatattgATATTTGTTAAATGAAGCGGTTGGTCAGAAATCAAGACCGTCCAATTTAATTAATGAAGAGATTATAATATCAAAGCACCAATGACTTTCGGACCATGTGATTTCACGAACAAAAGTCGTATTACAATAATGCATTTGTATatttaaaagctaaaaaagCGTAGGAATACATTTAATCCCTACACATCTAAATAAACATTGTACGCAAATTAAAGTGCTAACCTTTT
The Camelina sativa cultivar DH55 chromosome 6, Cs, whole genome shotgun sequence genome window above contains:
- the LOC104793471 gene encoding phosphatidate cytidylyltransferase 4, chloroplastic-like codes for the protein MGLNIGVMVKGAMASFAEPVLSTSLCTCPCRRIRKPLILPLSSENSSLRLVNDNTKPLFRSGLGRVSVKRRLLTAVARAESDQLGDDDNSKGIDRIHYLQNVEDKQKKASQLKKRVIFGIGIGLPVGCVVLAGGWVFTVALAASVFIGSREYFELVSSRGIAKGMTPPPRYVSRVCSVICALMPLLTLYFGNIDILVTSAAFVVAIALLVQRGSPRFAQLSSTMFGLFYCGYLPCFWVKLRCGLAAPALNTGIGRTWPILLGGQAHWTVGLVATLISFSGVIATDTFAFLGGKAFGRTPLTSISPKKTWEGTFVGLVGCIAITIILSKSLSWPQSLFSSIAFGFLNFFGSVFGDLTESMIKRDAGVKDSGSLIPGHGGILDRVDSYIFTGALAYSFIKTSLRLYGV